In the genome of Desulfovibrio sp. ZJ209, one region contains:
- a CDS encoding insulinase family protein: MERHGFSLAEERELPEVGGTARLWRHDATGAELLSIVNKDENKCFGVSFRTPPADSTGVAHILEHSVLCGSERYPVKEPFVELLKGSLQTFLNAFTFPDKTCYPVASANLRDFYNLIDVYLDAVFHPRISEDIFRQEGWHVEAAPGDAPWTYKGVVYNEMKGAYSSPDSVLAEKSQQAVFPDTLYSLDSGGDPERIPDLAYAAFKEFHRRHYQPGNARFFFWGDDPEDARLARIDAELKRLASRRPEPADEAVPLQKRLAAPRRVEVPYAAGPGETRALFTINWLLGERGDVHEALLMEMLEHILEGLPGSPLRLALISSGLGEDTTGCGLETDLRQMYYSTGLKGVALEDVPRAEALILDTLRGLAENGIPREAVDAAVNSVEFAYRENNSGRFPRGLAAMIQSLSTWLYDGDPLAPLAWEVPLQAIKARIAAGEPVFEEALRRNFLDNPHRAHVVLLPDTSLGDERLAAEAARLEALRAASSPEARERLEAETRHLEEAQAAPDSPEALATIPALGLSDLPPRNMPLPLAERHIPQTALSHELPTSGIAYASLLLPVTRLPERLLPLLPLFCRALTETGTARRDMAALGAHMAAKTGGVGATPLTGLRLGSRETFCHVALSGKAVYDKIPDLFAIMEEILLEPARDPAMLRERLGQMLLEEKARLEYGIQAAGHATVGARLRARYTGEGALSEQLAGLTYLESVRALLRRLEEAPETVLADLEELRRRIVTGAGVIFDCTAEAQGLALAERSAAPLLARLPGAPAESADDPDIMDIRHLAPMTGLPQAEALLTPAQVNYVGKAANLYDLGYEWHGSASVILRYLRMGRLWDEVRVRGGAYGVFCNLDRVGGTLVCASYRDPNVERTLTAYDGLADFLRASAPDSGRLTQAIVGAVGDLDTYLLPDARGARALGTWLAGNTEELRQRTREEMLATTAEDFVRFADTLEAAAEAGEICVLGGQKAENAAQEAGWMTRQVL; this comes from the coding sequence ATGGAGCGGCACGGTTTCAGCCTGGCGGAGGAAAGGGAGCTCCCCGAAGTGGGAGGCACGGCGCGGCTCTGGCGGCACGACGCCACGGGGGCCGAACTGCTCTCCATCGTCAATAAGGACGAGAACAAGTGCTTCGGGGTCAGCTTCCGCACGCCGCCCGCGGATTCCACGGGCGTGGCCCACATCCTCGAGCATTCCGTGCTCTGCGGCTCGGAGCGCTACCCGGTGAAGGAGCCCTTCGTGGAGCTGCTCAAGGGCTCGCTCCAGACCTTCCTCAACGCCTTCACCTTCCCGGACAAGACCTGCTACCCGGTGGCCAGCGCCAACTTGCGGGATTTTTACAACCTCATCGACGTCTACCTCGACGCGGTGTTCCATCCACGCATCAGCGAGGACATCTTCCGCCAAGAGGGCTGGCACGTGGAGGCCGCCCCGGGCGACGCGCCCTGGACATACAAGGGCGTGGTCTACAACGAGATGAAGGGCGCCTATTCCTCGCCCGATTCCGTGCTCGCCGAAAAGAGCCAGCAGGCGGTCTTTCCCGACACGCTCTACAGCCTCGACTCCGGCGGCGACCCGGAACGCATCCCGGACCTCGCGTATGCCGCCTTCAAGGAATTCCACCGCCGCCACTACCAGCCGGGCAACGCGCGTTTCTTTTTCTGGGGCGACGACCCGGAGGACGCGCGCCTTGCGCGCATCGACGCGGAGCTCAAGCGCCTTGCGAGCCGCCGCCCCGAGCCGGCTGACGAGGCCGTGCCCCTGCAAAAGCGCCTTGCGGCGCCGCGCCGGGTGGAAGTGCCCTATGCGGCCGGCCCGGGCGAGACGCGCGCGCTCTTCACCATCAACTGGCTCCTGGGCGAGCGCGGGGACGTTCACGAAGCCCTGCTCATGGAGATGCTGGAGCACATCCTCGAGGGCCTGCCCGGCTCGCCGCTCCGCCTCGCGCTCATCAGCTCGGGCCTCGGGGAGGACACCACGGGCTGCGGCCTCGAGACCGACCTGCGCCAGATGTATTACTCCACGGGCCTCAAGGGCGTGGCGCTGGAGGACGTGCCCCGCGCCGAGGCCCTCATCCTCGACACCCTGCGCGGGCTCGCCGAAAACGGCATCCCGCGGGAGGCCGTGGACGCCGCGGTCAATAGCGTGGAATTCGCCTACCGGGAGAACAATTCCGGCCGCTTCCCGCGCGGGCTGGCCGCCATGATCCAGTCGCTCTCCACATGGCTCTATGACGGCGACCCCTTGGCGCCGCTCGCCTGGGAGGTGCCGCTTCAAGCCATCAAGGCCCGCATCGCCGCGGGCGAGCCGGTCTTCGAGGAGGCCCTGCGCCGCAATTTCCTCGACAATCCGCACCGCGCGCATGTGGTGCTCCTGCCGGACACCAGCCTCGGTGACGAGCGCCTGGCGGCCGAGGCCGCCCGCCTCGAGGCCCTGCGCGCCGCGTCCTCGCCCGAGGCCCGCGAGCGCCTGGAGGCGGAGACGCGCCATCTTGAGGAAGCCCAGGCCGCGCCGGACAGCCCCGAGGCGCTGGCCACCATCCCGGCCCTGGGCCTTTCCGACCTGCCGCCCCGCAACATGCCCCTCCCCCTTGCGGAGCGGCACATCCCCCAGACGGCGCTCAGCCACGAGCTCCCCACCTCGGGCATCGCCTATGCGAGCCTGCTCTTGCCGGTGACGCGGCTCCCCGAGCGGCTCCTGCCGCTCCTGCCGCTCTTCTGCCGCGCCCTCACCGAGACGGGCACGGCCCGGCGCGACATGGCCGCGCTGGGCGCGCACATGGCCGCCAAGACCGGCGGCGTCGGCGCCACGCCGCTCACGGGCCTCCGGCTCGGCAGCCGCGAGACCTTCTGCCATGTGGCGCTCTCCGGCAAGGCCGTGTACGACAAGATACCCGACCTTTTCGCCATCATGGAGGAAATCCTGCTCGAGCCCGCGCGCGACCCGGCCATGCTGCGCGAGCGCCTGGGGCAGATGCTGCTCGAGGAAAAGGCGCGGCTGGAATACGGCATCCAGGCCGCCGGGCACGCCACGGTGGGGGCGCGGCTGCGCGCCCGCTACACCGGCGAGGGCGCGCTTTCCGAGCAGCTCGCCGGCCTCACCTATCTGGAGTCCGTGCGGGCGCTGCTCAGGCGCCTCGAGGAGGCGCCGGAAACTGTGCTCGCCGACCTTGAGGAGCTGCGCCGGCGCATCGTCACCGGCGCGGGCGTCATCTTCGACTGCACGGCCGAGGCCCAGGGCCTCGCCCTCGCCGAGCGCTCCGCCGCGCCCTTGCTCGCGCGCCTCCCCGGGGCGCCCGCGGAAAGCGCGGACGACCCGGACATCATGGACATCCGCCACCTCGCGCCCATGACGGGCCTGCCCCAGGCCGAGGCCCTGCTGACGCCGGCGCAGGTCAACTATGTGGGCAAGGCGGCCAACCTCTACGACCTCGGCTATGAGTGGCACGGCTCGGCGAGCGTCATCCTGCGCTACCTGCGCATGGGGCGCCTGTGGGACGAGGTGCGCGTGCGCGGCGGCGCCTACGGCGTTTTCTGCAATCTCGACCGCGTGGGGGGCACCCTCGTCTGCGCCTCCTACCGCGACCCCAATGTGGAGCGCACCCTCACGGCCTATGACGGCCTCGCCGACTTTTTGCGCGCCTCGGCGCCGGATTCCGGGCGACTCACCCAGGCCATCGTGGGCGCCGTGGGCGACCTCGACACCTACCTTTTGCCCGACGCGCGCGGCGCCCGCGCCCTCGGCACGTGGCTCGCCGGCAACACCGAGGAGCTGCGCCAGCGCACCCGCGAGGAGATGCTGGCCACCACGGCCGAGGATTTCGTGCGCTTCGCCGACACGCTGGAAGCCGCGGCCGAAGCCGGCGAGATTTGCGTGCTCGGCGGCCAGAAGGCGGAAAACGCCGCCCAGGAGGCCGGCTGGATGACCCGCCAGGTGCTCTAG
- the aroC gene encoding chorismate synthase, with translation MAGNTFGRVLRLTTFGESHGPGLGGVLDGCPAGLALSEADLQAELDLRRPGQGPASTKRKEPDTVRLLSGVFEGRTTGTPIAFYIANEDQRSRDYGNLATLFRPGHADWSYHQKYGGIRDYRGGGRSSGRETAARVAGGAIARKLLAVACGTVIRAACVELGGIAVPEAEIDMKDAVARPYFAASERAPALWDAAVAEARAGGDTLGGIVRIVAEQVPAGLGEPVFDRLDATLAHALMSVGAVKGVEVGDGFAAARKRGSANNDALFPAEGPGACGHAPRARFGSNHAGGILGGISSGQDIILQAAVKPIASIAREQATVDREGRATSVTVGGRHDLAAIPRIVPVLAAMTALALADAYLLQRRMAAGERL, from the coding sequence ATGGCGGGCAACACTTTCGGGCGCGTGCTGCGCCTGACCACCTTCGGCGAATCCCACGGCCCGGGCCTCGGCGGCGTGCTCGACGGCTGCCCGGCCGGGCTTGCCTTGAGCGAGGCCGACCTCCAGGCCGAGCTCGACCTTCGGCGCCCCGGGCAGGGGCCGGCCTCCACCAAGAGGAAGGAGCCGGACACCGTGCGCCTGCTCTCCGGCGTCTTCGAGGGGCGGACCACGGGTACGCCCATCGCCTTCTACATCGCCAACGAGGACCAGCGCTCGCGCGATTATGGCAACCTCGCCACGCTTTTCCGGCCCGGCCATGCGGACTGGAGCTATCACCAGAAATATGGCGGCATCCGCGACTATCGGGGCGGCGGGCGATCCTCGGGGCGCGAAACAGCGGCGCGCGTGGCCGGCGGCGCCATCGCCCGCAAGCTGCTGGCCGTGGCCTGCGGCACGGTCATCCGGGCTGCCTGCGTGGAGCTTGGCGGCATCGCCGTGCCCGAGGCCGAGATCGACATGAAGGACGCGGTGGCCAGGCCCTATTTCGCGGCCTCCGAGAGGGCGCCCGCGCTCTGGGACGCGGCCGTGGCCGAGGCCCGCGCGGGGGGCGACACCCTGGGCGGCATCGTGCGCATCGTGGCCGAGCAGGTGCCCGCGGGCCTCGGCGAGCCGGTCTTCGACCGGCTGGACGCCACGCTCGCCCATGCGCTCATGAGCGTGGGCGCGGTCAAGGGCGTGGAGGTGGGCGACGGCTTCGCCGCGGCCCGAAAGCGCGGCTCGGCCAACAACGACGCCCTCTTCCCGGCGGAAGGCCCGGGCGCCTGCGGGCACGCACCCCGCGCCCGCTTCGGCAGCAACCACGCGGGCGGCATCCTGGGCGGCATTTCCAGCGGGCAGGACATCATCCTCCAGGCGGCGGTCAAGCCCATCGCCTCCATCGCGCGGGAGCAGGCCACCGTGGACAGGGAGGGCCGGGCGACAAGCGTCACCGTGGGCGGCCGCCACGACCTCGCCGCCATCCCGCGCATCGTGCCCGTGCTCGCGGCCATGACCGCCCTCGCCCTTGCGGACGCATACCTGCTCCAGCGGCGCATGGCGGCCGGGGAGCGGCTGTGA
- a CDS encoding ATP-dependent RecD-like DNA helicase, with amino-acid sequence MSAGRELPLLRDADAVELSGTVERIVFHNEDNGFTVLRLMPDADAGGEAGASRRPVPRSQREPVALVGHMTLPKAGSRLRVRGRWTTNPRFGRQVEFTDVEELLPATAEGIRLYLSSGLIKGVGEEMAGRIVDKFGTEALRVLDEEPQRLLGVRGLGPKTLQRIRESWTRHRGVRDLLLFLQPHGITPAMGIRIHRAYGEHALEIVRENPYRLAMDIHGVGFLTADAIAAKLGFAPDSPLRVQAACLYTLQKAAEEGHVYLPEARLAEEVAKQVGAPPEAVLDALEALERDERLVREDFSQEEGAPGEAQDAAETGTGENVGVYLGRYHHCEAKTAYYLQRLLHSPKAVRLPEPEAQAARVASELPIELAPEQLAAVTAAARSKVLVITGGPGTGKTTIINAIIKLFETARARILLAAPTGRAAKRMAETSGREAKTIHRLLEYSPREDGFARNEDNPLACGLLVVDEASMMDCLLFYHLLKAVPLGATLVLVGDVHQLPSVGPGNVLGDVIASRAAPVAELTEIFRQSAESEIILNAHSINRGEVPLLESSRERLSDFYFIRQDDPERAAALMVELVTRHIPRRFGLDPVDDVQVLTPMHKGAVGAGRMNALLQEALNPNGLEVRRGDRAFRLHDKVMQVRNNYEKDVFNGDMGRITHMDPRERTLGVTFDGRVVPYDFDELDELAPAYAISIHKSQGSEYPAVVIPLMMQHYVLLQRNLVYTGVTRGKKLVILVGEPRALHMAVKNNKTHRRFTRLAQRLAGADGPAH; translated from the coding sequence ATGTCCGCCGGCCGGGAACTCCCCCTCTTGCGCGACGCCGACGCCGTGGAGCTTTCCGGCACGGTGGAGCGCATCGTCTTTCATAACGAAGACAACGGCTTCACCGTGCTCAGGCTCATGCCGGACGCGGACGCGGGGGGGGAGGCCGGAGCCTCCCGCCGGCCGGTGCCCCGCAGCCAGCGCGAGCCCGTGGCCTTGGTGGGCCACATGACCCTGCCCAAGGCCGGGAGCCGCCTGCGCGTGCGCGGCCGCTGGACCACCAATCCGCGCTTCGGGCGCCAGGTGGAGTTCACCGACGTGGAGGAATTGTTGCCGGCCACGGCCGAGGGCATCCGCCTCTACCTGTCCTCCGGGCTCATCAAGGGCGTGGGCGAGGAGATGGCCGGCCGCATCGTGGACAAGTTCGGCACCGAGGCCCTGCGCGTTCTGGACGAGGAGCCGCAGCGCCTGCTCGGCGTGCGCGGCCTCGGCCCCAAGACGCTGCAGCGCATCCGCGAATCCTGGACGCGGCACCGGGGCGTGCGCGACCTTTTGCTCTTCCTCCAGCCGCACGGCATCACGCCGGCCATGGGCATCCGCATCCACCGCGCCTATGGCGAGCACGCGCTCGAGATCGTGCGCGAAAATCCCTACCGCCTCGCCATGGACATCCACGGCGTGGGCTTCCTCACGGCCGACGCCATCGCCGCCAAGCTCGGCTTCGCGCCGGACAGCCCACTGCGCGTGCAGGCGGCCTGCCTCTATACCCTGCAAAAAGCCGCGGAGGAGGGCCACGTCTATTTGCCCGAGGCGCGCCTCGCCGAGGAGGTGGCGAAGCAGGTGGGGGCCCCGCCCGAGGCCGTGCTGGACGCGCTGGAGGCGCTGGAGCGCGACGAGCGCCTGGTGCGCGAGGATTTTTCGCAGGAGGAAGGCGCGCCCGGCGAGGCGCAGGACGCCGCGGAAACAGGCACGGGCGAGAATGTGGGCGTCTATCTCGGCCGCTACCACCATTGCGAGGCCAAGACCGCCTACTATCTGCAGCGGCTGCTGCATTCGCCCAAGGCCGTGCGCCTGCCCGAGCCCGAGGCGCAGGCGGCGCGCGTTGCCTCGGAGCTCCCCATCGAGCTCGCGCCCGAGCAGCTCGCCGCCGTCACCGCCGCGGCCAGGAGCAAGGTGCTCGTCATCACCGGCGGCCCGGGCACCGGCAAGACCACCATCATCAACGCCATCATCAAGCTCTTCGAGACCGCACGGGCGCGCATCCTCCTCGCCGCGCCCACGGGCCGCGCGGCCAAGCGCATGGCCGAGACCTCGGGCCGCGAGGCCAAGACCATCCACCGCCTGCTGGAATACAGCCCGCGCGAGGACGGCTTCGCCCGCAACGAGGACAATCCCCTCGCCTGCGGACTGCTCGTGGTGGACGAGGCCTCCATGATGGACTGCCTGCTCTTCTACCACCTGCTCAAGGCCGTGCCGCTGGGCGCCACGCTCGTGCTGGTGGGCGATGTGCACCAGCTCCCCTCCGTGGGGCCGGGCAATGTGCTCGGCGATGTCATCGCCTCGCGGGCCGCGCCCGTGGCCGAACTCACCGAGATCTTCCGCCAGTCGGCCGAGAGCGAGATCATCTTGAACGCGCACAGCATCAACCGCGGCGAGGTGCCCCTTTTGGAGTCGAGCCGCGAGCGGCTGTCGGATTTCTACTTCATCCGCCAGGACGACCCGGAGCGCGCGGCGGCCCTCATGGTGGAGCTGGTCACGCGCCACATCCCGCGCCGCTTCGGGCTCGACCCGGTGGACGACGTGCAGGTGCTGACGCCCATGCACAAGGGAGCCGTGGGCGCGGGCCGCATGAACGCCCTCTTGCAGGAGGCGCTCAACCCCAACGGCCTCGAGGTGCGCCGCGGCGACCGCGCTTTCAGGCTACATGACAAGGTCATGCAGGTGCGCAACAACTATGAGAAGGACGTGTTCAACGGCGACATGGGCCGCATCACCCACATGGACCCGCGCGAGCGCACCCTGGGCGTCACCTTTGACGGCCGCGTGGTGCCCTATGACTTCGACGAGCTGGACGAGCTCGCGCCGGCCTACGCCATCTCCATCCACAAGTCGCAGGGCTCGGAATACCCGGCCGTGGTCATCCCGCTCATGATGCAGCACTATGTGCTCCTGCAGCGCAACCTCGTCTATACGGGCGTCACGCGCGGCAAAAAGCTCGTCATCCTCGTGGGCGAACCGCGCGCGCTGCATATGGCCGTCAAGAACAACAAGACCCACCGGCGCTTCACGCGCCTCGCCCAGCGCCTCGCCGGGGCCGACGGCCCCGCGCATTGA
- a CDS encoding integrase arm-type DNA-binding domain-containing protein, with amino-acid sequence MPLTDTAIRTAKPQTKTVRMFDGGGLYLELAPSGGKWWRLKYRVEGKEKRISLGTYPTIGLKEARLRRDDAKRLLANGIDPSAQRQATKASIQSKRADSFEAVSREWFAKHVNQLAPSYGKKVRSLFEKKVFPVFGGKHIAEVEPSDILMAARHVEESGALETAHRLVQLCGQLLRYGIATGRCKYDITQGLHGALPKVSVRHMSTITDRKRVGELLRAIDAYGGFLPVKSALRLAPLLFVRPGELRAAEWSEIDFDNAEWRIPASKMKMKQRHIVPLARQSLAILNELSVYTGHGRFLFPSMRTDTKPISLESLVVALRAMGFGKEEIVPHGFRSMASTLLNELGYNRDWIERQLAHAERNHVRAAYNHAEFLPERRRMMQEWADFLDEVRGNVSMALPRS; translated from the coding sequence ATGCCGCTCACCGATACCGCCATCCGTACAGCCAAGCCGCAAACCAAGACCGTCAGGATGTTTGACGGCGGCGGTCTGTATTTGGAACTTGCCCCCAGCGGCGGGAAGTGGTGGCGGTTAAAGTACCGGGTGGAGGGTAAGGAGAAGCGCATCTCCCTCGGCACCTATCCCACCATTGGTCTGAAAGAAGCCCGGCTGCGACGGGACGACGCCAAGAGGCTGCTCGCCAACGGCATCGACCCCAGCGCCCAACGGCAGGCCACGAAGGCCAGTATCCAGAGCAAGCGGGCCGACTCCTTTGAAGCCGTTAGCCGCGAATGGTTCGCCAAACATGTGAACCAGCTTGCGCCAAGCTATGGAAAAAAAGTCCGCTCGCTGTTTGAAAAAAAGGTTTTCCCCGTCTTTGGCGGCAAGCACATTGCCGAGGTCGAACCGTCCGACATTCTCATGGCGGCGCGTCATGTGGAGGAAAGCGGGGCCTTGGAAACCGCGCACAGGCTCGTCCAGTTGTGCGGCCAGCTCCTGCGCTATGGCATCGCCACCGGGCGCTGCAAGTATGACATCACTCAGGGTTTGCATGGCGCGCTCCCGAAGGTGAGCGTCCGGCACATGTCGACAATTACCGACAGAAAGCGCGTCGGCGAGCTGCTTCGGGCCATTGACGCCTATGGCGGTTTTTTGCCCGTCAAGTCAGCGCTACGGCTGGCGCCGCTGCTCTTCGTGCGGCCGGGTGAGCTGCGCGCGGCCGAGTGGTCGGAAATCGACTTTGATAACGCGGAGTGGCGGATCCCAGCTTCCAAGATGAAGATGAAGCAGCGTCATATCGTGCCGCTGGCGCGCCAGAGCCTGGCGATCCTGAACGAGCTTTCCGTCTATACCGGGCACGGGCGCTTCCTCTTTCCCTCCATGCGTACCGACACAAAGCCTATCTCTCTGGAGTCCCTCGTGGTGGCCCTGCGCGCCATGGGCTTCGGCAAGGAGGAAATCGTGCCCCACGGCTTTCGGAGCATGGCTTCGACTCTGCTGAACGAACTGGGCTATAATCGGGACTGGATAGAACGCCAGCTTGCCCACGCGGAAAGGAATCACGTCCGCGCGGCATATAATCACGCCGAGTTTCTGCCAGAGCGCCGCCGCATGATGCAGGAATGGGCCGACTTTTTGGACGAGGTACGCGGCAATGTTTCTATGGCTTTGCCGCGTAGCTAA
- a CDS encoding very short patch repair endonuclease, protein MDSISQEKRSWVMAQVKGRDTKPEKVVRSLLHSMGCRFRLQRKDLPGKPDIVLPKYRTAIFVHGCYWHRHNCPNGQRCPKSRLDFWLPKLEGNRERDIKNQALLRAQGWNVLVIWECQLGDINALQENVRAFLNDVARDNHGIHR, encoded by the coding sequence ATGGATTCAATCAGTCAAGAAAAGCGCAGTTGGGTTATGGCCCAAGTAAAAGGGCGGGACACAAAGCCTGAAAAAGTTGTGCGTTCTCTTCTGCATAGTATGGGCTGCCGGTTTAGGCTCCAGAGGAAAGACCTTCCGGGTAAACCCGACATTGTGTTACCAAAATATCGGACCGCGATTTTCGTACATGGATGCTATTGGCATCGACACAACTGCCCCAATGGCCAACGGTGTCCCAAATCGCGGCTTGATTTTTGGCTTCCAAAACTTGAAGGGAACCGAGAGCGCGACATAAAGAATCAAGCTTTATTGCGTGCGCAGGGTTGGAATGTACTGGTTATTTGGGAATGTCAACTCGGGGATATAAACGCATTACAAGAGAATGTCCGCGCCTTCTTAAACGATGTTGCACGGGATAACCACGGGATACACCGATGA
- a CDS encoding DNA cytosine methyltransferase, whose protein sequence is MKSVELFAGAGGLALGVSLAGFIPDVVIEWDKWACDTIRENQRRQNPLVDDWSLHEQDVRLFNFSTIKGVDLVAGGPPCQPFSLGGKHKAYSDKRDMFPTAIATVRKLQPRAFLFENVKGLTRSTFTNYLQYTILQLTYPELIRSPTESWLEHLARLEKEKTSGKIQGLTYDVVCRVVNAADYGIPQRRERVFIVGFRHDLNVRWSFPKATHSLDALLHAQWVSGEYWERHEVSRKMSSAMDAKSKYRLDRLRGMDATAVDKPWLTVRDALQGLPDPQDRKAASLHSNHSFQPGARVYAGHTGSPLDLPAKTLKAGDHGVPGGENMLVKPTGEVRYFTVRESARLQTFPDTYVFHGSWTETMRQLGNAVPVALARIMAGSIAEKLIEAETKQLIAKMKRIA, encoded by the coding sequence ATGAAATCTGTGGAGCTGTTTGCCGGAGCCGGAGGATTGGCTTTAGGGGTATCCCTTGCCGGATTTATACCCGATGTAGTGATAGAATGGGATAAGTGGGCGTGTGATACAATTCGCGAGAATCAGAGACGGCAAAACCCACTGGTGGATGATTGGTCATTACACGAACAGGACGTGCGCCTGTTTAATTTTTCCACCATCAAGGGCGTTGACCTTGTGGCCGGTGGGCCACCTTGCCAGCCATTTTCCCTTGGCGGCAAGCATAAAGCTTATTCTGATAAACGGGATATGTTTCCCACTGCTATTGCTACTGTTCGCAAACTGCAACCAAGGGCGTTTCTTTTTGAAAATGTTAAAGGTCTTACTCGATCAACTTTTACGAACTATCTGCAATATACCATCCTACAGTTGACTTATCCAGAACTTATTCGCTCTCCTACAGAAAGTTGGTTGGAACATCTTGCGCGACTAGAAAAAGAAAAGACATCAGGAAAAATCCAAGGGCTCACTTATGATGTGGTCTGCCGTGTGGTAAATGCCGCTGATTATGGTATTCCCCAACGGCGAGAGCGAGTATTCATCGTAGGCTTCCGGCACGACTTGAACGTTCGCTGGTCCTTCCCTAAAGCTACGCATTCATTGGACGCATTGCTTCATGCCCAATGGGTAAGCGGTGAATACTGGGAGCGCCACGAAGTAAGCCGTAAAATGAGTAGCGCCATGGATGCCAAAAGTAAGTATCGCCTTGACAGGTTGCGCGGCATGGATGCCACCGCCGTGGATAAGCCTTGGCTTACGGTGCGCGATGCTTTGCAAGGTTTGCCCGACCCTCAAGATAGAAAAGCCGCCTCGTTACACAGCAATCATAGTTTTCAACCCGGGGCTCGTGTTTATGCGGGGCATACCGGGAGTCCACTAGATTTACCCGCAAAAACGCTCAAAGCCGGTGACCACGGTGTACCAGGCGGCGAAAATATGCTTGTGAAGCCTACCGGAGAAGTTCGCTATTTTACGGTTCGAGAGTCCGCTCGCTTGCAAACATTTCCCGATACTTACGTTTTTCACGGATCTTGGACCGAAACCATGCGCCAGCTTGGCAATGCGGTTCCCGTCGCTTTGGCCCGAATCATGGCTGGTAGCATCGCGGAAAAGTTGATTGAGGCCGAAACAAAACAACTCATAGCCAAAATGAAGCGTATCGCCTGA
- a CDS encoding Eco29kI family restriction endonuclease: MDIKPYNPLDKMNLGGSVADAMLESPVHPLGGLEFFNGAGIYAIYYTGDFEAYRPLVAKNIDGKFQAPIYVGKAVPPGARKGNFGLDSTPSPALYKRLQEHAESVQAAENLKIEDFYCRFLVVDDIWIPLGESLLIAKFAPIWNKLIDGFGNHDPGSGRYQQMRSKWDTLHPGRVWATKCMSRNDTDVQICTELKSYLKTC; encoded by the coding sequence ATGGATATAAAACCATACAATCCCCTGGATAAAATGAACCTTGGCGGCAGCGTTGCGGACGCCATGTTGGAAAGCCCTGTTCACCCGTTGGGCGGACTGGAGTTTTTTAATGGTGCCGGTATCTACGCCATTTACTATACAGGTGACTTCGAAGCGTATAGGCCCTTGGTCGCAAAGAATATAGACGGCAAGTTCCAAGCCCCCATCTATGTGGGCAAAGCTGTGCCACCTGGTGCCCGAAAGGGAAATTTCGGCTTAGATTCCACACCAAGCCCCGCTTTATACAAGCGTTTGCAGGAACATGCCGAAAGTGTACAGGCAGCCGAGAACTTAAAAATAGAGGATTTTTATTGTCGTTTTTTGGTTGTGGATGATATTTGGATTCCTTTGGGTGAATCTTTGCTCATTGCCAAATTTGCGCCAATCTGGAATAAACTTATTGACGGCTTTGGTAATCATGATCCCGGAAGCGGTCGTTACCAGCAGATGCGGTCAAAGTGGGATACCCTACATCCTGGTAGAGTATGGGCAACAAAATGTATGTCGCGAAACGACACTGATGTCCAAATTTGTACTGAGCTGAAATCCTACTTAAAAACATGTTAA
- a CDS encoding competence protein CoiA family protein has protein sequence MLTALSLTGINCYAWVTEKNEGPFFCKGCMKEVVLRKGPIRAHHFAHRPPVTCQDGRGESELHYRAKKEIYESLIRNENCTYCELEKKINNIISDVYAVINEYQVAIEIQKSN, from the coding sequence ATGCTAACCGCATTATCTCTAACTGGCATAAATTGTTATGCATGGGTTACAGAGAAAAATGAAGGCCCATTTTTTTGCAAAGGCTGCATGAAAGAAGTAGTACTTAGAAAGGGTCCGATTCGAGCACACCACTTTGCCCACCGACCACCGGTGACTTGTCAAGACGGTCGGGGAGAGTCGGAACTTCATTATAGAGCTAAAAAAGAAATATATGAATCTCTCATTAGGAATGAAAACTGTACATATTGTGAGCTGGAAAAGAAAATAAATAATATTATCTCCGATGTATATGCTGTTATTAATGAATATCAAGTAGCTATTGAAATTCAAAAAAGTAACTGA